The following coding sequences are from one Shewanella putrefaciens window:
- a CDS encoding MerR family DNA-binding protein — protein MKIGEVAKQTGLSVKSIRYYHDIGLVHAERNEAGYRVYRPHDIESLKFVHQCRDLGFSLDDCKLLLGLRDNESRNAEDVRQLTRRHLAYVEQQIVKLQNLRTQLQHMVTQCQGGSQPHCAIIDSLNLELKSTS, from the coding sequence ATGAAAATAGGCGAAGTGGCTAAACAAACAGGTTTGAGCGTTAAGAGTATTCGTTATTATCACGATATTGGCCTAGTACATGCCGAACGCAATGAGGCAGGTTACCGAGTTTATCGCCCCCACGATATTGAGTCACTTAAGTTTGTTCACCAGTGCCGCGATCTGGGATTTAGTCTAGATGACTGTAAACTGCTGCTCGGGTTAAGGGATAATGAAAGCCGCAATGCCGAAGATGTTAGACAACTCACTCGCCGCCATCTTGCCTATGTTGAACAGCAAATTGTGAAATTACAAAATCTGCGAACACAACTGCAACATATGGTGACTCAATGCCAAGGAGGTTCGCAGCCCCATTGTGCCATTATTGATAGCCTTAACCTTGAGCTTAAATCAACCTCATAA
- a CDS encoding heavy metal translocating P-type ATPase — MSLIRLYVTNMNCAGCVAKIEKAFAVQEGVEARVNLADKQVTINGTMGADVAIELMASAGFSAEVIVDAKAAAEEKRLEDAAEYRLRMRQAIIALAIGIPMMLWGLLGGEMMINSPSMQLGWGIMGLITLFLLVTTGRHFYQGMWRALKAKTTNMDTLIVLGTSTAWAYSMLVVILPNVFPLDTRHVYFEASVMILGLINLGHALELKARGKTSEAVQRLLGLQSTTAIRIGDKGDEQVEISQLKLGDKLRLRPGDRVALDGIVEMGQSLLDEAMLTGEPIPVVKNMGDNLSAGTVNGNGSLVYRVTAGPQDTRLAKIIALVQEAQTSKLPIGRLADKISAVFVPTVVAIALLAAAIWYFVGPAPALSHALVVLTSVLIIACPCALGLATPMSIMVAVGRAAQMGVLVKNGEALQTASRVDCVVLDKTGTVTLGKPQVTDFMLVQALSDTDKGALLGEIASLEQHSEHPLAGAIVSYAKESLSPLPETQAFTNHQGKGIEGKVDGVSLAIGNLALMTALDIVNSDGSALDPSATLSFANQGKTPIYVAKAGKLVATIALADPIKIDAKTAISAMLQQDIRVVLLTGDNPQTAQAVADQVGITEVIAGVLPEQKQQHIKALQQQGHIVAMVGDGINDAPALMSADVGIAMGSGTEVAIESADMTLLSHQLIVIANLLALSRATITNIKQNLFGAFVYNSLGIPVAAGVLYPLTGMLLSPVIAGAAMALSSLTVVTNANRLRKQKL, encoded by the coding sequence ATGTCATTGATTAGACTCTATGTTACCAATATGAATTGTGCTGGCTGTGTTGCCAAGATTGAAAAGGCGTTTGCTGTCCAAGAAGGGGTAGAAGCTCGGGTAAATCTTGCCGATAAACAAGTGACCATTAATGGCACTATGGGTGCCGATGTTGCGATTGAGCTGATGGCGAGCGCGGGGTTTTCGGCTGAAGTGATTGTCGATGCCAAGGCCGCAGCCGAAGAAAAACGCCTTGAGGATGCGGCCGAGTATCGACTCAGAATGCGCCAAGCCATTATCGCGCTCGCGATTGGTATTCCTATGATGTTATGGGGATTACTGGGCGGCGAAATGATGATTAATAGCCCGAGTATGCAATTAGGTTGGGGCATTATGGGGCTTATCACGCTATTTTTGCTGGTGACTACGGGAAGGCATTTTTATCAGGGGATGTGGCGGGCGCTCAAGGCCAAAACCACCAATATGGATACCTTAATCGTGCTGGGTACCAGTACGGCATGGGCTTATTCCATGCTGGTGGTCATACTGCCAAATGTATTTCCTTTGGATACTCGCCATGTTTACTTTGAGGCGAGTGTGATGATTTTAGGTTTGATTAACCTAGGTCACGCGCTAGAGCTTAAAGCGCGTGGCAAAACCAGCGAGGCGGTGCAGCGTTTGCTCGGGCTTCAATCCACCACTGCGATTCGTATCGGTGATAAGGGCGATGAGCAGGTTGAGATAAGTCAGTTGAAACTGGGCGATAAACTGCGTTTACGCCCGGGAGACAGAGTGGCCCTCGATGGTATTGTTGAAATGGGGCAATCATTGTTAGATGAAGCCATGCTCACGGGTGAGCCCATTCCCGTCGTGAAAAATATGGGGGATAACCTAAGCGCGGGGACGGTTAACGGTAATGGCAGTTTGGTGTATCGCGTGACGGCTGGGCCACAAGATACGCGGCTTGCAAAAATTATTGCACTGGTGCAAGAGGCACAAACATCAAAATTACCCATAGGGCGATTGGCCGATAAGATCTCCGCGGTATTTGTTCCAACAGTGGTGGCGATTGCGCTGCTAGCGGCGGCTATCTGGTACTTTGTTGGGCCTGCGCCCGCCTTAAGTCATGCACTCGTCGTGCTCACCAGCGTGTTGATTATCGCTTGCCCCTGTGCGCTGGGGCTGGCAACACCTATGTCCATTATGGTCGCGGTAGGGCGAGCGGCACAAATGGGCGTATTAGTTAAAAACGGTGAGGCATTACAAACGGCGAGCAGGGTTGATTGCGTGGTGCTGGATAAAACGGGCACAGTTACCTTAGGTAAGCCACAAGTCACTGATTTCATGTTAGTGCAAGCACTAAGTGATACTGATAAAGGAGCCTTACTGGGCGAAATTGCTAGCCTAGAGCAACACTCTGAGCATCCCTTAGCGGGGGCGATTGTCAGTTATGCTAAGGAGTCACTCTCGCCATTGCCCGAAACGCAGGCATTTACGAACCATCAAGGTAAGGGGATTGAAGGCAAGGTTGATGGTGTATCGCTAGCGATCGGTAATCTCGCCTTGATGACGGCATTGGATATTGTAAATTCCGATGGCAGCGCCTTAGATCCTAGTGCGACATTAAGCTTTGCCAACCAAGGTAAAACCCCAATTTATGTCGCCAAAGCGGGTAAGTTAGTGGCCACTATTGCCCTTGCCGATCCGATTAAAATTGATGCAAAAACAGCCATCAGCGCCATGCTACAGCAGGATATTCGCGTTGTGTTACTTACGGGCGATAATCCACAAACCGCGCAGGCAGTGGCGGACCAAGTGGGCATTACCGAAGTGATTGCAGGTGTATTACCAGAGCAAAAACAACAACATATTAAAGCATTGCAACAACAAGGGCATATCGTCGCTATGGTAGGTGATGGCATTAACGATGCTCCAGCTTTAATGAGCGCCGACGTCGGCATTGCCATGGGATCGGGTACTGAGGTGGCGATCGAGAGTGCCGATATGACACTACTTTCACATCAATTGATAGTGATCGCTAACTTATTAGCCCTATCGCGCGCAACCATCACCAATATTAAGCAGAATCTCTTTGGTGCTTTTGTGTATAACAGTTTAGGTATCCCGGTGGCGGCGGGGGTACTTTATCCCCTAACCGGGATGTTGTTAAGCCCGGTGATTGCAGGTGCCGCCATGGCATTATCTTCGCTTACCGTGGTAACCAACGCCAATCGTTTAAGGAAACAGAAGTTATAG
- a CDS encoding ABC-F family ATPase, with protein MITTANITMQFGAKPLFENISVKFGGGNRYGLIGANGCGKSTFMKILCGDLEPSSGNVSLDVNERLGKLSQNQFGYEEYTLIDTVIMGHSELWKVKQERDRIYSLPEMSEEDGIAVANLEMEFAEMDGYTAESRAGELLLGVGIGIETHFGLMSEIAPGLKLRVLLAQALFSDPDVLLLDEPTNNLDIDTIRWLQDVLNQRDSTMIIISHDRYFLNSVCTHMADLDYGELRVYPGNYDEYMQAATQARERLIADNAKKKAQISELQTFVARFSANASKAKQATSRARQIDKIKLDEVKASSRVNPFIRFEQEKKLFRNALVVENLTKGYDTPLFKDLNLIVEVGERIAILGENGVGKTTLLRTLIHDIPQDEGHIQWSENANIGYYAQDHESDFANDMTLFEWMSQWRKPEDDDQSVRGILGRMLFGSDDIKKSVKVLSGGEKGRMLFGKLIMQKANILMLDEPTNHMDMESIESLNNALEKYEGTLLFVSHDRAFVSSLANRIIEITSKGVNDFKGTYDEFLASKGIEG; from the coding sequence TTGATCACAACAGCGAATATCACCATGCAGTTTGGCGCTAAGCCACTGTTTGAAAACATCTCAGTTAAATTTGGCGGCGGTAACCGTTACGGTCTTATCGGTGCGAACGGCTGTGGTAAATCAACCTTCATGAAGATCCTTTGCGGTGATCTAGAACCAAGCAGCGGCAACGTGTCTTTGGATGTGAATGAGCGTCTGGGTAAGTTGAGCCAGAACCAATTCGGTTATGAGGAATACACGCTTATCGATACAGTGATCATGGGGCACAGTGAACTGTGGAAGGTTAAACAAGAGCGTGATCGAATTTATTCTTTACCCGAAATGAGTGAAGAAGACGGCATTGCCGTGGCAAACCTTGAGATGGAATTTGCCGAAATGGACGGTTACACCGCCGAATCTCGCGCGGGTGAATTGTTGTTAGGTGTGGGTATTGGCATTGAAACCCATTTTGGTTTGATGTCTGAAATTGCTCCGGGCTTAAAACTGCGGGTGTTGTTAGCCCAAGCCCTGTTCTCCGATCCCGATGTACTGCTGCTTGACGAACCCACCAACAACTTGGACATCGATACCATTCGCTGGTTACAGGACGTATTGAACCAACGCGATAGCACCATGATCATTATTTCCCACGACCGTTACTTTTTAAACTCAGTCTGTACCCATATGGCGGACTTAGACTACGGTGAACTGCGCGTTTACCCTGGTAACTACGACGAATATATGCAAGCGGCTACCCAAGCCCGTGAGCGTTTAATTGCGGATAATGCGAAGAAAAAAGCCCAAATTTCTGAGCTGCAAACCTTCGTTGCACGTTTCTCTGCCAACGCTTCTAAGGCAAAACAAGCGACGTCCCGCGCCCGTCAAATCGACAAAATTAAGCTAGATGAAGTCAAAGCCTCTAGCCGCGTGAACCCCTTTATTCGTTTCGAGCAAGAAAAGAAACTGTTCCGCAATGCCTTAGTGGTTGAAAACTTAACTAAAGGTTATGACACACCGCTATTTAAAGACTTGAACTTAATCGTTGAAGTGGGCGAGCGTATCGCGATTTTAGGTGAGAACGGTGTCGGTAAAACGACATTGTTACGAACGCTTATCCATGATATTCCGCAGGATGAAGGTCATATTCAATGGTCTGAAAACGCCAACATTGGCTACTATGCACAGGATCATGAGTCTGATTTTGCAAATGATATGACCTTATTTGAATGGATGAGCCAATGGCGTAAACCTGAAGACGATGACCAATCGGTACGTGGTATTTTAGGCCGTATGTTGTTTGGTTCTGACGACATTAAAAAGTCAGTCAAAGTACTGTCGGGTGGTGAGAAGGGCCGGATGTTATTTGGCAAGCTCATTATGCAAAAAGCCAATATTTTGATGCTCGACGAACCGACCAACCATATGGATATGGAATCGATTGAGTCATTAAACAACGCCTTAGAAAAGTACGAAGGCACTTTGTTGTTTGTGAGTCACGATCGTGCATTTGTATCATCATTGGCTAACCGTATTATTGAAATTACTTCTAAAGGTGTAAATGATTTCAAAGGCACCTATGATGAGTTCCTTGCGAGCAAAGGTATTGAAGGCTAA